One Mangifera indica cultivar Alphonso chromosome 4, CATAS_Mindica_2.1, whole genome shotgun sequence genomic region harbors:
- the LOC123213692 gene encoding pentatricopeptide repeat-containing protein At2g17140, translating into MEQGTKLTKALFKNTNNPKLAWQLFKRILSSPTTDLPLNSISAIAHILISSKMFEELDTLHNLLLALKPQETSRSSLISLIKILARFDLFDKAYSQFKTIRSHFPENPPSIYLYNVLFEGCIRKRRVDCLLWLYKDMVVARVSPETFTFNLLIRALCDSGHLKEARELFDKMSEKGCRPNEFSFSILVRGYCRAGFVSEGLEVLDLMRVLGVSPSSVVYNTLISSFCRDGKTDDAEKLVEKMREDGLFPDVVTFNSRISALCRAGKILEASRIFRDMQIDEELGLPRPNSVTYNLMLEGFCKEGMLEEAKTLVETIMKNDGLLNLESYNIWLKGLVGNRKLLDAEVVLKEMVQNGVEPNIYTYNILMDGLCKNKMLFDARMVMGLMRSSGVFPDTVTYSTLLHGYCCSGNVLEANRVLREMIRNDCFPTTYTCNILLYSLYIKGQISEAEDLLQKMNERGYDFDTVTCNIVIHGLCTGGKLDRAIEIVSEMWNHGSAALGNLGNSFIGLVDDSNNRKKCLPDLITYSTIISGLCNAGRLDDAKKKFIEMMGKNLQPDSVIYDTFIHRFCKEGKISSAFRVLKDMEKRGCNKSLQTYNSLILGLGSKNQIFEIYGLIDEMTERGVSPNVCTYNSIIRCLCEGDKIEEATSCLEEMLQKGIPPNISSFKMLIRAFCKANDFRVAQEAFETALSVCGHKEGLYSFMFNELLLAGEITSARELFEASLDRSFDLGNFPYKDLIDRLAKDDKLEIASGILHKMIDKGYGFDPASFMPVIDALGKRGNKHEADVLAERMMEMATDSKVADKVNRSTRELADRKDNKYGGSDWQKILYRGDGSGIALKTLRRVLKGWGQGGLTSFHPQKYEFLDYWDGGNGVS; encoded by the exons ATGGAGCAAGGCACCAAACTAACAAAAGCTCTGTTCAAAAACACCAACAATCCGAAATTAGCATGGCAACTATTTAAGCGTATTCTTTCGTCACCCACCACCGACCTCCCTCTTAACTCCATTTCCGCCATTGCCCACATCCTCATTTCCTCAAAAATGTTTGAAGAACTCGACACTCTTCACAATCTCCTCCTCGCTTTAAAACCCCAAGAAACTTCTCGTTCTTCCCTTATTTCACTTATCAAAATCCTGGCTAGATTTGATTTGTTCGATAAAGCTTATTCGCAATTCAAAACGATAAGAAGTCATTTCCCCGAAAACCCGCCTTCTATCTATTTGTATAATGTTCTTTTCGAGGGTTGTATTCGAAAAAGACGTGTAGATTGTCTGTTGTGGTTGTATAAAGATATGGTTGTTGCTAGGGTTTCTCCAGAGACTTTCACTTTTAATCTCTTGATTCGTGCGCTTTGTGATTCAGGTCATTTGAAGGAAGCGAGAGAGTTGTTTGATAAAATGTCTGAGAAGGGCTGTAGACCTAATGAGTTTAGTTTTTCGATTTTGGTTCGTGGTTATTGTAGAGCTGGGTTTGTTAGTGAGGGTTTGGAGGTTTTGGATTTGATGAGGGTTTTAGGGGTTTCTCCGAGTAGTGTTGTGTATAATACTTTGATTTCAAGTTTTTGTAGGGATGGTAAGACTGATGATGCTGAAAAACTGGTTGAGAAGATGAGAGAGGATGGCTTGTTTCCAGATGTTGTGACTTTCAATTCTAGGATATCAGCTCTTTGTAGGGCAGGAAAGATTCTTGAAGCTTCTAGGATATTCAGAGATATGCAGATAGATGAAGAGTTAGGACTACCACGGCCTAATTCtgtaacatataatttaatgcTTGAAGGATTCTGCAAGGAAGGAATGCTGGAGGAAGCTAAGACCCTGGTTGAGACCATTATGAAAAATGATGGTTTATTGAACTTGGAGAGTTATAATATTTGGCTGAAAGGTCTTGTTGGGAATCGGAAGCTTTTAGATGCGGAAGTAGTTCTTAAAGAGATGGTACAAAATGGAGTAGAacctaatatatatacatataacatattGATGGATGGGCTATGCAAGAATAAAATGCTCTTTGATGCAAGGATGGTTATGGGTTTAATGAGAAGCAGTGGTGTTTTCCCAGATACAGTAACGTATAGCACTTTACTCCATGGATACTGCTGTAGTGGGAACGTACTTGAGGCCAACAGAGTTCTGCGTGAGATGATAAGGAATGACTGTTTTCCTACCACTTATACATGCAACATTCTGCTGTATAGTCTTTATATTAAGGGGCAGATATCAGAAGCTGAGGACTTGCTgcaaaaaatgaatgaaagagGTTATGATTTTGATACGGTGACCTGCAATATTGTCATTCATGGTCTATGTACTGGAGGAAAACTGGACAGAGCAATTGAGATTGTAAGTGAGATGTGGAATCATGGAAGTGCTGCTCTTGGTAACTTAGGGAATTCATTTATTGGCCTAGTTGATGATAGTAATAACAGGAAGAAATGCTTGCCTGATTTGATTACATATTCAACCATAATTAGTGGTTTATGCAATGCTGGAAGGCTTGACGATGCTAAAAAGAAGTTTATTGAGATGATGGGGAAAAATTTGCAACCTGATTCGGTGATTTATGATACTTTTATACATAGGTTCTGTAAAGAGGGAAAGATATCATCTGCATTTCGTGTACTTAAAGACATGGAGAAAAGAGGTTGCAATAAGAGCTTACAAACTTATAATTCATTGATCCTTGGATTAGGAAGTAAgaatcaaatatttgaaatttatggaTTGATAGATGAGATGACAGAAAGAGGAGTTTCTCCTAATGTTTGCACTTATAATAGTATAATTAGATGTCTCTGTGAAGGGGATAAAATAGAAGAGGCCACTTCCTGTTTAGAAGAAATGCTGCAAAAGGGTATACCTCCtaatatttcttctttcaaaatgCTAATAAGAGCCTTCTGTAAAGCAAATGATTTTAGAGTAGCACAGGAGGCATTTGAGACTGCTCTGAGTGTATGTGGCCATAAAGAAGGCCTGTATAGTTTTATGTTCAATGAGTTGCTTCTTGCAGGGGAAATCACCTCTGCTAGAGAGTTATTTGAAGCGTCATTGGATAGATCTTTTGATTTGGGAAACTTCCCATACAAAGATCTCATTGACAGACTTGCTAAGGATGATAAGTTAGAAATAGCTAGTGGCATCCTTCATAAGATGATAGATAAAGGATATGGGTTTGATCCTGCTTCATTCATGCCTGTAATTGATGCTTTGGGTAAAAGGGGAAACAAGCATGAGGCTGATGTACTTGCAGAGAGGATGATGGAGATGGCTACAGACAGTAAGGTGGCAGATAAGGTTAATCGAAGTACCAGGGAATTAGCTGACAGAAAAGATAATAAGTATGGTGGAAGTGATTGGCAGAAAATCCTGTACAG AGGTGATGGCAGTGGCATTGCATTGAAAACTCTTAGGCGAGTGCTGAAGGGCTGGGGTCAAGGAGGCTTAACAAGTTTCCATCCCCAGAAATACGAATTCCTTGATTATTGGGATGGTGGTAATGGAGTTTCATGA